The Streptomyces sp. SS1-1 genome has a segment encoding these proteins:
- a CDS encoding ester cyclase, whose product MIGVAAVAVTALAVPASAQGQGTHHGSTGGSHHHYQSPLQVTSAFYASYNGDLAAGFDRYISKDLVLHGFNGPEDREDWLKGDLDIKAGLTGFKMTVLDQIVEGDKVVTRWSFAGRHTGTVFGIPASGRDVQLSGISIDRVIHGQSVEHWSEGNFGVFLDELRGETPPGTVHPTTK is encoded by the coding sequence ATGATCGGCGTCGCCGCGGTGGCCGTGACCGCGCTGGCCGTCCCGGCCTCGGCGCAGGGCCAGGGAACGCACCACGGCTCGACCGGTGGGTCCCATCACCACTACCAGTCGCCGCTGCAGGTGACCTCGGCGTTCTACGCCAGCTACAACGGCGACCTGGCGGCGGGCTTCGACCGCTACATATCCAAGGACCTCGTCCTCCACGGCTTCAACGGGCCGGAGGACCGCGAGGACTGGCTCAAGGGTGACCTCGACATCAAGGCCGGGTTGACCGGATTCAAGATGACCGTCCTGGACCAGATCGTGGAGGGCGACAAGGTCGTCACCCGCTGGAGCTTCGCCGGCCGTCACACCGGAACGGTCTTCGGCATCCCGGCGTCCGGCCGAGACGTGCAGCTCAGCGGCATCTCCATCGACCGCGTCATACACGGTCAGTCCGTGGAGCACTGGTCGGAGGGGAACTTCGGCGTGTTCCTGGACGAGCTCCGCGGTGAGACACCCCCCGGCACCGTCCACCCCACCACCAAGTAA
- a CDS encoding GNAT family N-acetyltransferase: protein MDSRTHATGPAGHATPVTRVAYGQWHALEDDLVVGRGHLQHRPDGRLFISVDAWHDAAFARLAEAMTGALPAPLHTVVDEADTELTAAWRRAGFTVARREVEYAVPTDPEVTGLGAVVPPQGVTLVPAGRADEGMLREVDRAVRAEVEATVGWRSMPAEVVPRAEGDTIVDPSLYAVAATPERHLGLIRVVRVKRPRIGLLAVRAGERRRGVGRALLAHALGVLHRAGISEAWTEVDASNAAASALFRGAGARPVGNALELVR from the coding sequence ATGGATTCGAGAACTCACGCGACAGGTCCGGCCGGACACGCGACGCCGGTCACCCGCGTCGCGTACGGGCAGTGGCACGCCCTGGAGGACGACCTGGTGGTCGGCCGGGGGCATCTGCAGCACCGGCCGGACGGACGTCTGTTCATCAGCGTCGACGCCTGGCACGACGCCGCCTTCGCGCGGCTCGCCGAGGCGATGACCGGGGCGCTTCCGGCGCCCTTGCACACCGTGGTCGACGAGGCCGACACCGAGCTGACGGCGGCCTGGCGGCGGGCCGGTTTCACGGTAGCGCGCCGGGAAGTGGAGTACGCCGTACCCACCGATCCGGAGGTCACGGGGCTGGGTGCGGTCGTACCGCCGCAGGGTGTGACCCTCGTGCCCGCCGGGCGGGCGGACGAGGGGATGCTGCGGGAGGTGGACCGCGCCGTCCGTGCCGAGGTCGAGGCGACCGTCGGCTGGCGGTCGATGCCCGCGGAGGTGGTGCCCCGCGCGGAGGGCGACACCATCGTCGACCCGTCGCTGTACGCGGTGGCCGCGACGCCCGAACGCCATCTGGGACTGATCCGCGTGGTCCGGGTGAAGCGGCCGCGGATCGGGCTGCTCGCGGTACGGGCCGGTGAACGCCGTCGCGGCGTGGGGCGGGCGCTGCTCGCCCACGCGCTGGGCGTGCTCCACCGGGCCGGGATCTCCGAGGCGTGGACCGAGGTCGACGCCTCGAACGCGGCGGCGTCGGCGCTGTTCCGTGGCGCCGGGGCGCGGCCGGTGGGCAACGCACTGGAGCTGGTCCGATGA
- the infA gene encoding translation initiation factor IF-1, with amino-acid sequence MTGPKNVIEVEGRVVECLRSAMFTVELENGHQVLAHISGKIRKHYIRIMLGDRVLVELPPYDLARGRIVFRYRN; translated from the coding sequence ATGACCGGGCCCAAGAACGTCATCGAGGTCGAGGGCAGGGTCGTCGAGTGCCTGCGCAGCGCCATGTTCACCGTGGAGCTGGAGAACGGGCACCAGGTGCTCGCGCACATCAGCGGGAAGATCCGCAAGCACTACATCCGGATCATGCTGGGCGACCGGGTCCTGGTCGAGCTGCCGCCGTACGACCTGGCGCGGGGGCGGATCGTGTTCCGGTACCGGAACTAG
- a CDS encoding glycosyl hydrolase, with translation MRSPRTRPAAVLLLASALATFGLGPAASPAAAATVPVGSGSYSDTRPSGTSGPTTNTGTPVTPKVTAAARNRPVPTNDWWSSLAFQRYGDNPWSTPMYGHPLTYQATSGGLDVGYPTSPAIVGDGRQYEFAHKRDLTIGLTGLNSPDTKADDWSDWTVTPLWSDGTRTLRTTIGHGSPFVYAKGTGGNAQITTAGAPTVFADQGNVLGITVAGHHYALFAPSGSDWNVSGSTVTAGLGGKDYFSVAVLPSTGALATFTKYAFSFVTDSKATWSYSGGTVRATYTLTTEAKEGSERGTLQALYRHQWLHTSDALTSYTYVSPRGTMKVREGTSFSTTQKASAVLPALPKSNGVDASRLRGYLNDVVNASDPFSGAADTYWTGKALGRLAQLVPVAEQIGETGIRDRMLSLMKGKLQDWFTAGGANEFSYDKDWKTLTGYPASYGSDTELNDHHFHYGYYVYAAAIVAQYDPSWAADSAWGGMVKTLVRDTANPSRTDSAFPFLRGFDIYAGHSWASGHQGFAAGNNQESSSESTNLSAALVLWGSATGDTSLRDLGTFLLTTESEAIAQYWFDADEQVFPSSFGHDTAGMVWGSGAAYATWWTANPEEIHGINVFPVTGGSLHLGGEKAAIRRNIAEMERENGGPAVEWRDILWEFQSFADPATAKSKWDAGNGGYTPEEGESKAHTYHWIGTLDALGAPDASVTGDIPTSAVFTKGSTRTYVAHNHGSSARTVTFSDGKTLSVPARSTASGTGSGSQDPDPDPDPDPPTGNVFQLRGGGVLTTATGGTAGSDTIPSAGGANHDGTPYQPLVYEARGVNGTLTSGAGTTFRLQVDAGTTVGLGQQARISYDLTGDGTFDRTETYNYFATDPVTGWEEYSQARGLRSSTGTLGNLKGGTVRLEVWSAIGNGSSKLQTGTDKSVVVIPFS, from the coding sequence ATGCGATCCCCACGCACCAGACCGGCGGCCGTCCTGCTGCTGGCCTCAGCTCTCGCCACCTTCGGGCTGGGCCCGGCCGCCAGTCCCGCGGCCGCGGCCACCGTGCCCGTAGGCTCCGGCAGTTACTCCGACACGCGGCCCTCCGGCACGTCGGGCCCCACCACCAACACAGGAACACCCGTCACCCCCAAGGTGACGGCCGCCGCCCGGAACCGGCCCGTCCCCACCAACGACTGGTGGTCCTCCCTGGCCTTCCAGCGGTACGGCGACAACCCGTGGTCGACCCCCATGTACGGCCACCCGCTCACCTACCAGGCCACGTCCGGCGGCCTCGACGTCGGCTACCCGACCTCCCCGGCGATCGTCGGCGACGGACGCCAGTACGAGTTCGCGCACAAGCGTGACCTCACCATCGGACTGACCGGCCTCAACTCCCCCGACACCAAGGCCGACGACTGGTCCGACTGGACGGTCACCCCCCTGTGGTCCGACGGCACCCGCACCCTGCGAACCACCATCGGCCACGGCTCCCCGTTCGTATACGCCAAGGGCACGGGCGGCAACGCCCAGATCACCACCGCCGGCGCGCCGACCGTCTTCGCCGACCAGGGCAACGTCCTCGGCATCACCGTCGCCGGACACCACTACGCGCTGTTCGCGCCGAGCGGCAGCGACTGGAACGTCTCCGGTTCCACCGTCACCGCGGGTCTCGGTGGCAAGGACTACTTCTCCGTCGCCGTACTGCCGTCCACCGGCGCCCTGGCGACCTTCACGAAGTACGCCTTCAGCTTCGTCACCGACTCCAAGGCGACCTGGAGCTACAGCGGCGGCACCGTGCGGGCGACGTACACCCTCACCACGGAGGCCAAGGAGGGCAGCGAGCGCGGCACGCTCCAGGCCCTCTACCGCCACCAGTGGCTGCACACCTCGGACGCGCTGACCTCGTACACCTATGTCTCGCCGCGCGGCACGATGAAGGTCCGCGAGGGGACCTCGTTCAGCACGACCCAGAAGGCGTCGGCGGTGCTGCCCGCGCTGCCCAAGTCGAACGGGGTGGACGCGTCACGGCTGCGCGGCTACCTGAACGACGTCGTCAACGCCTCCGACCCGTTCTCCGGCGCGGCCGACACGTACTGGACGGGCAAGGCGCTCGGCCGGCTCGCCCAACTGGTGCCCGTCGCCGAGCAGATCGGGGAGACCGGCATCCGCGACCGGATGCTGAGCCTGATGAAGGGCAAGCTGCAGGACTGGTTCACGGCGGGCGGCGCCAACGAGTTCAGCTACGACAAGGACTGGAAGACGCTCACCGGCTACCCCGCCTCCTACGGCAGCGACACCGAGCTGAACGACCACCACTTCCACTACGGCTACTACGTCTACGCGGCGGCGATCGTCGCCCAGTACGACCCGTCCTGGGCCGCCGACTCCGCGTGGGGCGGCATGGTCAAGACGCTCGTCCGGGACACCGCGAACCCGAGCCGCACCGACTCCGCGTTCCCCTTCCTGCGCGGCTTCGACATCTACGCCGGGCACAGCTGGGCCTCCGGGCACCAGGGGTTCGCCGCCGGCAACAACCAGGAGTCGTCCTCCGAGTCCACCAACCTCAGCGCGGCCCTCGTCCTGTGGGGCTCGGCCACCGGTGACACCTCCCTGCGCGACCTCGGCACGTTCCTGCTGACCACCGAGTCGGAGGCGATCGCGCAGTACTGGTTCGACGCCGACGAGCAGGTCTTCCCGTCGTCCTTCGGGCACGACACGGCCGGCATGGTGTGGGGCAGCGGCGCCGCCTACGCCACCTGGTGGACGGCCAACCCCGAGGAGATCCACGGTATCAACGTCTTTCCCGTGACCGGTGGTTCGCTCCACCTCGGCGGGGAGAAGGCCGCGATCCGGCGCAACATCGCCGAGATGGAACGGGAGAACGGCGGCCCTGCCGTCGAATGGCGGGACATCCTCTGGGAGTTCCAGTCCTTCGCCGACCCGGCGACGGCCAAGTCCAAGTGGGATGCCGGGAACGGCGGTTACACCCCGGAGGAGGGCGAGTCGAAGGCGCACACGTACCACTGGATCGGCACCCTCGACGCGCTGGGCGCCCCGGACGCCTCCGTCACCGGTGACATCCCGACGTCCGCCGTCTTCACCAAGGGCTCGACCCGCACCTACGTGGCCCACAACCACGGCTCGTCGGCCCGGACCGTGACGTTCTCCGACGGCAAGACGCTGTCGGTGCCCGCGCGTTCGACGGCCAGCGGCACGGGGTCCGGATCGCAGGACCCCGACCCCGACCCCGATCCGGACCCGCCGACGGGGAACGTCTTCCAGCTGCGCGGCGGTGGCGTCCTCACGACGGCGACCGGCGGCACGGCGGGCAGTGACACCATCCCGTCGGCGGGCGGCGCCAACCACGACGGCACGCCGTACCAGCCCCTCGTCTACGAGGCGCGGGGAGTCAACGGCACGCTCACCTCGGGCGCCGGCACCACCTTCCGGCTCCAGGTCGACGCGGGCACCACGGTCGGCCTCGGCCAGCAGGCCCGGATCAGCTACGACCTGACCGGTGACGGCACCTTCGACCGGACGGAGACGTACAACTACTTCGCCACCGACCCGGTCACCGGGTGGGAGGAGTACAGCCAGGCCCGGGGCCTCAGGTCCAGCACGGGCACCCTCGGCAACCTCAAGGGCGGCACCGTGCGCCTGGAGGTGTGGAGCGCCATCGGCAACGGCTCCTCGAAGCTGCAGACCGGCACCGACAAGTCCGTGGTGGTGATCCCCTTCAGCTGA
- a CDS encoding M4 family metallopeptidase gives MSLRHRALVRRRRATGMALTAVGALLALAAPGLAAAAPADPGPAKITAIPRAGAAPASLTPARRTALIKSAQSEAAGTAQRIGLGGKEKLLVKDVVKDADGTTHTRYERTYAGLPVLGGDLVVHDKSGRTTVTRAAKATLALSSLSPRITASGAAAKALGASKKADVKSPETERAPRLVVWAGDGRPALAWETVVEGVQKDGTPSELQVVTDAATGKQLLAAEKVHTGSGTGQFVGEVEIGTTLSGSTYQLIDPDRANQKTYDLNQGTSGTGTLFTDDNDVWGNGQPSNRQTAGVDVAFGAAATWDYYKDTYGRNGIRNDGVAAYSRAHYGNNYVNAFWQDSCFCMTYGDGSGNNNPLTALDVAAHEMSHGVTAATAGLVYSGESGGLNEATSDIFAAAVEFHENLPADPGDYFVGEKIDINGDGTPLRYMDKPSKDGASKDNWSSTLGGIDVHYSSGPANHFFYLLSEGSGAKTVNGVDYDSPTYDGQPVTGIGIENAAAIWYRALTTYMTSTTNYAGARTATLSAAADLFGAYSPTYLAVADAWAGINVGNRIALGVNLAPVADQISGVNQEVSLQLDAYTTNSGASLTYEAEGLPEGLSISPTGLISGTPAALGTSDVTVTVTDSTGATASDTFTWQIAYVYANSTRVDIPDNGPAVQSPVTITGREGNASATTSVYVNIVHTYRGDLVVDLVGPNGTVYPLLNRSGGSADNVDQTFTVDASAQPLNGTWALRVQDKASIDVGYIARWTLTP, from the coding sequence TTGTCCCTGCGACACCGCGCCCTCGTCCGGCGCAGACGCGCAACCGGCATGGCCCTCACGGCAGTCGGGGCCCTCCTGGCCCTGGCCGCCCCCGGCCTCGCCGCCGCCGCGCCGGCCGACCCGGGCCCCGCGAAGATCACCGCCATACCCCGGGCGGGCGCCGCCCCGGCCTCCCTGACCCCCGCCCGCCGCACCGCCCTCATCAAGAGCGCCCAGTCGGAAGCGGCCGGCACCGCACAGCGGATCGGCCTCGGCGGCAAGGAGAAACTCCTCGTCAAGGACGTCGTCAAGGACGCCGACGGCACCACGCACACCCGCTACGAACGCACCTACGCCGGGCTCCCCGTCCTCGGCGGCGACCTCGTCGTCCACGACAAGAGCGGCCGTACGACCGTCACCAGGGCCGCCAAGGCGACGCTCGCCCTGTCCTCGCTCAGCCCGAGGATCACGGCGTCCGGCGCGGCCGCCAAGGCCCTCGGCGCCTCGAAGAAGGCCGACGTCAAGAGCCCCGAGACCGAGCGGGCACCCCGCCTGGTCGTCTGGGCCGGCGACGGCAGGCCCGCGCTCGCCTGGGAGACCGTCGTCGAGGGCGTCCAGAAGGACGGCACGCCCAGCGAACTCCAGGTCGTCACCGACGCCGCCACCGGCAAGCAGCTCCTGGCTGCCGAGAAGGTGCACACCGGCTCCGGCACGGGCCAGTTCGTCGGCGAGGTCGAGATCGGCACCACCCTGTCCGGCTCGACGTACCAGCTCATCGACCCGGACCGGGCCAACCAGAAGACGTACGACCTGAACCAGGGCACCTCGGGCACCGGCACCCTCTTCACGGACGACAACGATGTCTGGGGCAACGGGCAACCCTCCAACCGCCAGACAGCGGGCGTGGACGTGGCCTTCGGCGCCGCGGCGACCTGGGACTACTACAAGGACACCTACGGCCGCAACGGCATCCGCAACGACGGAGTCGCCGCCTACAGCCGCGCCCACTACGGCAACAACTACGTCAACGCCTTCTGGCAGGACTCCTGCTTCTGCATGACGTACGGCGACGGCTCGGGCAACAACAACCCGCTGACCGCACTCGACGTGGCCGCCCACGAGATGAGCCACGGTGTCACGGCCGCCACCGCCGGCCTGGTGTACTCCGGCGAGTCCGGCGGCCTCAACGAGGCCACCTCGGACATCTTCGCCGCGGCCGTCGAGTTCCACGAGAACCTGCCCGCCGACCCCGGGGACTACTTCGTCGGCGAGAAGATCGACATCAACGGCGACGGCACCCCGCTGCGCTACATGGACAAGCCGTCCAAGGACGGCGCCTCGAAGGACAACTGGAGCTCCACGCTGGGCGGCATCGACGTCCACTACTCCTCCGGTCCCGCGAACCACTTCTTCTACCTGCTGTCCGAGGGCAGCGGCGCGAAGACCGTCAACGGCGTCGACTACGACAGCCCCACCTACGACGGGCAACCCGTCACCGGCATCGGCATCGAGAACGCCGCCGCCATCTGGTACCGGGCACTGACGACGTACATGACGTCGACGACCAACTACGCCGGCGCCCGCACCGCCACCCTGTCCGCCGCCGCGGACCTCTTCGGCGCCTACAGCCCGACCTACCTCGCCGTCGCCGACGCCTGGGCCGGCATCAACGTCGGCAACCGCATCGCGCTCGGCGTGAACCTGGCCCCGGTCGCCGACCAGATCAGCGGCGTCAACCAGGAGGTCAGCCTCCAGCTGGACGCCTATACCACCAACTCCGGGGCGAGCCTCACCTACGAGGCCGAGGGGCTGCCCGAGGGCCTGAGCATCAGCCCGACCGGACTGATCAGCGGCACCCCGGCCGCGCTCGGCACCAGCGACGTCACCGTCACGGTCACCGACAGCACCGGCGCGACCGCCTCGGACACCTTCACCTGGCAGATCGCCTACGTCTACGCGAACAGCACACGCGTGGACATCCCGGACAACGGGCCGGCCGTCCAGTCCCCGGTGACCATCACCGGCCGCGAGGGCAACGCCTCCGCGACCACCTCGGTGTACGTCAACATCGTCCACACCTACCGCGGCGACCTGGTCGTCGACCTCGTCGGCCCCAACGGCACCGTCTACCCGCTGCTCAACCGCAGCGGCGGCTCCGCCGACAACGTCGACCAGACCTTCACCGTCGACGCCTCGGCCCAGCCGCTCAACGGCACCTGGGCGCTGCGCGTCCAGGACAAGGCGTCCATCGACGTCGGCTACATCGCCCGCTGGACCCTCACCCCCTGA
- a CDS encoding M1 family metallopeptidase: MPALLPRKALLAAVPVTVGALLAGAGPAVAHGTGAAGVGDPYFPLAGNGGYHVGHYDLTLRYDTGSRRLEGRAVLTARATQRLSRFDLDLKGLKVTSVTVDRAPAEFRRSGQELVVTPRRSLSAGRAFRVTVEYHGTPKPVTDPDGSPDGWIPTDDGAFVAGEPQGAMTWFPVNNHPTDKSAYDFTVTVPKGRTAVANGVLRGQRTAHGRTTFRWHAAEPMAAYLATVTVGTFKVEQYTTRDGVKVYNAVDPREARAAAPVLKKLPEVLSWESKVFGPYPFRAAGAIVDHAPDVGYALETQTRPLYDSAPDLPTLVHESAHQWFGDSVSLTTWKDIWLNEGFATYAEWLYDEQHGGDSAQKTFDALYARPASDDLWAYPPADPGSGENIFGTPVYARGAMALHELRRAVGDKTFLRVLRAWATAHRDGHGTTAQFVKLAEAMSGKRLDGLFQTWLFSDGKPRRA, from the coding sequence ATACCCGCCCTGCTCCCCCGCAAGGCGCTCCTCGCCGCCGTCCCCGTGACCGTGGGGGCGCTCCTCGCCGGCGCGGGACCCGCGGTGGCCCACGGCACCGGTGCGGCGGGCGTCGGTGACCCCTACTTCCCGCTGGCCGGCAACGGCGGCTACCACGTGGGGCACTACGACCTGACGCTGCGCTACGACACCGGCAGCCGGCGGCTGGAGGGGCGGGCCGTCCTCACCGCCCGCGCCACACAGCGCCTCAGCCGCTTCGACCTCGACCTCAAGGGCCTGAAGGTCACCTCGGTCACCGTCGACCGCGCGCCGGCGGAGTTCCGCCGCTCCGGGCAGGAACTCGTCGTCACCCCGCGCCGGTCGCTGTCCGCCGGCCGGGCGTTCCGCGTCACCGTCGAGTACCACGGCACCCCGAAGCCGGTCACCGACCCGGACGGCTCCCCCGACGGCTGGATCCCCACCGACGACGGCGCGTTCGTGGCGGGCGAGCCGCAGGGCGCGATGACGTGGTTCCCAGTGAACAACCACCCCACCGACAAGTCGGCCTACGACTTCACCGTCACCGTGCCCAAGGGACGTACGGCGGTGGCGAACGGCGTGCTGCGCGGGCAGCGCACCGCGCACGGCCGCACCACGTTCCGCTGGCACGCGGCCGAACCCATGGCCGCCTACCTGGCCACCGTCACCGTCGGCACGTTCAAGGTCGAGCAGTACACCACCCGCGACGGCGTCAAGGTCTACAACGCCGTCGACCCGCGGGAGGCCCGGGCCGCCGCTCCGGTGCTGAAGAAGCTGCCCGAGGTGCTGTCCTGGGAGAGCAAGGTGTTCGGGCCGTACCCGTTCCGCGCGGCCGGGGCGATCGTCGACCACGCCCCGGACGTCGGCTACGCCCTGGAGACCCAGACCCGGCCGCTGTACGACTCCGCGCCCGACCTTCCCACCCTGGTGCACGAGAGCGCCCACCAGTGGTTCGGCGACTCGGTGTCCCTGACCACGTGGAAGGACATCTGGCTCAACGAGGGCTTCGCCACGTACGCCGAATGGCTGTACGACGAGCAGCACGGCGGCGACAGCGCGCAGAAGACCTTCGACGCCCTGTACGCCCGCCCCGCGAGCGACGACCTCTGGGCGTACCCGCCCGCCGATCCGGGCAGCGGCGAGAACATCTTCGGAACGCCCGTGTACGCGCGCGGCGCGATGGCCCTGCACGAACTGCGGCGCGCCGTCGGTGACAAGACGTTCCTGCGCGTCCTGCGGGCCTGGGCGACGGCCCACCGCGACGGGCACGGCACGACGGCCCAGTTCGTGAAGCTCGCCGAAGCCATGTCGGGCAAGCGGCTGGACGGCCTGTTCCAGACCTGGCTGTTCTCCGACGGCAAGCCGCGCCGCGCCTGA
- a CDS encoding phosphatase PAP2 family protein encodes MFWTAAGLAVLGFLVALEIAARRIGVEGPMTSQVKDLWYAPKPGPLYAGLALLMVVLTWRERLLAAGVAIGIDVVFALIRGAFGIAAPSEYFLGSGALWVILAFAVIAVTRRTGAERTLLLKGVGLAFLLIAGRKTGDTWLIITAKTRTMVLDPYVATADRALGDPSWLVGRMLEATGPVGNTVVQLVYAQLAVAAVVVALYQLRGVAAERRFPRHHLVRTFLVIGLLGPAFYMIFPVVGPVFAYGPGASGTGGVEWALLNLWPHTPPPLGTPHPIPYDGLTPRNCMPSLHTAWSIAIFIHTRRAPRLLRHAGTFWLVATLTATLGFGYHYGVDLLAGVVFALTIEGALRAQERGWDRPATALVSYGTTVFAALLLSYRYLPVEMAVHPRIWGPLLVLVTASVVYVYLRTTRLWDAETKPAPARQPSPHPEPA; translated from the coding sequence ATGTTCTGGACCGCGGCCGGTCTGGCGGTCCTCGGCTTCCTGGTCGCGCTGGAGATCGCCGCGCGCCGCATCGGCGTCGAGGGACCGATGACCAGTCAGGTCAAGGACCTCTGGTACGCCCCCAAACCGGGACCGCTCTACGCGGGCCTCGCGCTGCTGATGGTGGTGCTCACCTGGCGCGAGCGCCTCCTCGCGGCGGGCGTCGCGATCGGCATCGACGTCGTCTTCGCCCTGATACGCGGGGCGTTCGGCATCGCGGCCCCCAGCGAGTACTTCCTCGGCAGCGGCGCGCTCTGGGTGATCCTGGCGTTCGCGGTCATCGCCGTGACCCGCCGCACCGGCGCCGAACGCACCCTCCTGCTCAAGGGCGTCGGACTCGCCTTCCTGCTCATAGCGGGCCGCAAGACCGGTGACACCTGGCTGATCATCACGGCCAAGACCCGCACGATGGTGCTCGATCCCTACGTCGCCACCGCCGACCGCGCCCTCGGCGACCCGTCATGGCTGGTCGGCCGGATGCTCGAGGCCACCGGGCCGGTCGGCAACACCGTCGTCCAGCTCGTCTACGCCCAGCTCGCCGTGGCCGCCGTCGTCGTCGCCCTGTACCAGCTGCGCGGCGTGGCCGCCGAACGCCGCTTCCCACGCCACCACCTGGTCCGTACCTTCCTGGTCATCGGACTGCTCGGCCCGGCCTTCTACATGATCTTCCCGGTGGTCGGCCCCGTCTTCGCCTACGGCCCCGGCGCGTCCGGAACCGGCGGCGTGGAGTGGGCACTGCTCAACCTGTGGCCCCACACCCCGCCACCCCTCGGCACCCCGCACCCCATCCCGTACGACGGACTCACCCCCCGCAACTGCATGCCGAGCCTGCACACGGCCTGGAGCATCGCGATCTTCATCCACACCCGCAGGGCCCCACGCCTGCTGCGCCACGCCGGCACCTTCTGGCTGGTCGCCACCCTCACCGCGACCCTCGGCTTCGGCTACCACTACGGCGTGGACCTGCTCGCCGGCGTGGTGTTCGCGCTGACGATCGAGGGGGCGCTGCGCGCACAGGAGCGCGGCTGGGACAGACCGGCGACCGCGCTGGTCTCCTACGGCACGACGGTGTTCGCGGCCCTCCTGCTGAGCTACCGCTACCTGCCCGTGGAGATGGCCGTGCACCCGCGTATCTGGGGACCGCTGCTGGTCCTCGTGACGGCCTCGGTGGTCTACGTCTACCTCCGCACGACCAGGCTCTGGGACGCGGAGACGAAGCCGGCGCCGGCCCGGCAGCCGAGCCCGCACCCCGAACCGGCCTGA